TGGAACGGTCGACGACGACAAGGAACAAAAAAGCTCTGCATTTTACGCCAGCCACAAACTCGCGGCGGGTTCACTGGGCAAGTGGTCTGGAGCGTTCTGGCGCCGTGTTCTACGTGTTCAGCTTGGTTCTGCATTCGCTCGGGACCCCGGCGCTGTCGCTTTCTGCCATCACTGCGACGGTGCTTGTCTGGATGCATTGGGGGTGTGGGGTGTAGCCGCTGTTTCTACCCGACTTGGATGGCTTGCTGGGGGCGTGTCGCCCGATGCGGACGTGGGATTCTTGGGCCTTGAGTTTGGGGACGGTGTCGCTGCAAGGTAAAGGGACGCACTCGACCACTACGAGAGAGACTTGTGTGTTGCTGCTCGTTGATAGGTAGCACACGGCACAAGTCCTCAGGATCGAGAGATTAGGTTCGCGGCCGTGGAGAGCTTTACCGCTTTACCACGGCTTCACGTTGGAAAGCGCACGGCCTGGCCTGGCATGGtatggcatggcatggcatggcatggcatgTGCTCCTTGGGCGCAGCGGTGCCAGATGCGGGTGCGGTGGGCGTGAGCAGACAGCAGGTATGGACCCGTTTGGGTCGGGCAGCCCGTTCGCGTAGCCCTGCGCCATGTATGTACAGCAACAATGGCATGCAGCTCCCGCATTCCCACCGCCACGCGAGGCTTGATCCTGGACAGATCTGGCGCTGCAATCTTCTGTGCAGCTTCTTGCACCCACGGCTGGCGAATCAGCACGCAGAAGCGAGTCGGGGATAGGGCATGGTGGTGTTGTGAAAGACACGTAGGTTTGGTGGAGATGAGGCGTGCAGATCTCGAGGTCTGGAGACGGAGATGGCAGCTCATAGGAGTGGAGTAGGAGAGAAGGCATTCGACAGACAACAGCGAGCGTGTCCCGTGCTCGCCGTGGACGTGGCTCGACTCGACATGGTAGCAGCATGGGTAGGTGGTGCTTTGGGGGGGGGCTTGTGGGTGCTATGGGTGCTTTGGGTGCTTTGAGTGCTTTGAGTGCTTTGAGTGCTTTGGGTGCTTGTGGGTGCTTTGGGTGCTTGTGGACGGGCAGTCAGCAAAATGGGCGGCTGTCTCCACGAGGAGGTTTGGTGCAGGAGGCACTACCGGTCGTCGGTCGGCCGCAGCGCTGCACAGCAGTGGGTTCGCGTTCATGGCGTCTttgagcagcagcagcctatCTTATCCCCGAGCCCGCACCTCATGCCCCTGATTTCTCGGTCTTAGCCTCAcctcagcctcagcctcagcctcagcctcagcctcagccttAGCAGCTCCCTATTTGATTGTACTATAGTATGTATAATCATCCCCACTCCCCAGGAACATCGCGGTCGATCGACACCCATCGTGCCCAGCGCGTGCAAAGTGATCCACAGGCCCAGAAGCGGGGACTAACTAGCCGGACAGCCGTTCGTGGGTGTGGTCATCCATCTCTCAGCCCTAGCATCCCCCGTCTCACCCAGCGTgaccccgccgccgccgccgccgcacaATTCTCTCCACCACGCCGTGCCGTCGCTGTCAGCCGCACGCCCGTCCACTACACGCCTCGCCTCGCCCCGCCTCGACTGCTCCTGCCACCTTCCTCTCCCCCGGATCTGCGCCGCGCAATTGCTCCTCGAGGCGACCTCGGCCTCCGCTCCACCTCCGCTCCGCCTCCGCTCCGCCTCACGCGCCCGGCCGTCCGCCCGACTTGCACGCCCACGCACATCCACCGCCATGTCCGGATTCCCGGGACAGCAGTACCACAACAACTACGGCCCGCCGCCCCAGCAGCCGCCCTATGGTGGGCCACCGCAGCAAGGGTACGGCGCGCCACCGCAGGGTTACGGCGCGCCGCAGCAAGGCTACGGAGCACCGTGAGTCTCGAAGAACGGGCGGAGGTCGACGGACGGGAAGCTGACGGACACCAGACCACCACAGCAGGGCTACGGCGCACCCCAGTACAACGGCGGCTATCAATCGACCCCGCCTCCGCAGCAATACGGGTACCAGCAGGTCAGTCTACGCCGCACAAGTGAGCCAAGCAACGAGCTGACGGGGTGCAGCCACCGCAGCAGCCATACGGCCAGTACGGCCAACCAGTGCCCCAACAAGGCCCCCCTTCACACCAGCAGCGCCCCGGCGCCATGCCCACAGCAACCAGTAACCAGTGGACCCACGGCAACCACAACGGCCCACCTCCCCCGCCCAGCGGCGCACAGAACTTCGGCCACGGCGCGCCCAACGGCTACTCGTTCCAGTACTCGGCATGCAACGGGCGACGGAAAGCGCTGTTGGTTGGCATCAACTACTTTGGCCAGCGGGGCCAGCTTCGCGGCTGCATCAACGACGTCAAGAACATGAGCACCTATCTGAACGAGTTCTTTGGGTACAAGAGGGAGGACATGGTCACCCTGACCGATGACCAGCAGAATCCCATGAGCCAGCCCACCAAAGCGAACATTCTCAGGGCCATGCACTGGCTGGTCAAGGACGCAAGGCCCAACGACTCGCTGTTCTTCCACTACTCTGGTACGCAATCCCCTCGTGCACATGTCGAGGTTGCACAAGCGAGCTAACCATCTGATAGGCCACGGCGGCCAAACCAAAGATCTGGACGGCGACGAAGACGATGGCTACGACGAGGTCATCTACCCCGTCGACTTCCGCACCGCCGGCCACATTGTCGACGACGAAATGCACCGCATCATGGTCTCTCCGCTCCAACCCGGTGTCCGCCTGACTGCCATCTTCGACTCGTGCCACTCGGGCTCTGCGCTCGACCTGCCGTACATCTACAGCACGCAGGGTGTGCTCAAGGAGCCGAACCTTGCCAAGGAGGCCGGCCAGGGTCTCCTCGGCATCGTGTCGAGCTACGCGCGCAACGACATTGGCGGCATGCTCTCGACAGCATCCTCGCTCTTCAAGAAAGTCACGTCGGGCGACGACGTGTACAAGAAGAATCTGCGCACCAAGACGTCCCCCGCCGACGTCATCATGTGGTCGGGCTCAAAGGACACGCAGACATCGGCCGACGCGAGTATCGGCGGCGAAGCCACGGGCGCCATGAGCTGGGCCTTCATCACGGCGCTGCGCAAGAACCCAAACCAGAGCTACGTGCAGCTGCTCAACAGCATCCGCGACGAGCTCGAGGGCAAGTACCAGCAGAAACCGCAGTTGAGCTGCAGTCATCCTTTGAGTAAGTCTTCCCTCTCTCCTTTCTCTTTGCTTTTTCTCTCCTTGCAaaaggaagagaagagaagaagaagaaaaagaaagaaagagaaCGCTAACACTGAATAGACACGGACCTGCTGTACGTCATGTGAAGCTGTAACAGCAGTGGCAACTAGTAGCAGTAGCCAGCCGTAGCCAGATCAACAGCATAAAAGTAAAATCGTAATCAACCCCCTGTAAACGAACAAACAAGAGTGCTCTTGCGTTTGTTCGGACAAGTGTGATCTCGACATGTCCTGTTCTTCTCATcagagagagaagaagaagagaagagaggGCGAGAAGGAGAGAAGCAGAGTAGGAGGCAACTCCATCTTCTGATTTGGCTACATGACGAGAGGGTAGATACCCACCCCACCGCACGTAAGGACATAATGcgtttgtttgtttgtttgtttgttggATTCATCGTCCTCATCAATATCATCATCCTCATTAATATCATCATCCTCATTAATATCATCAACACCATTATCCTTAATACCATCACCATCCTCATCCTTAATATCATCAATGTCATCCTCATCATCATCCTCATCATCATCGTTCTTATCCTCATGATTATCAACCTCATCAATCTGatcctcatcctcatcctcatccCTAATATCATCACCATCATCAATATCCTTATCCTTATCAATATCAATATCAACATGATTATTAACATTCTTGTCCGTATCCatatctttatctttatcTGCATCCTCATTAGGATTGTCCTTATAGGATTGTCCTTGAAGGGATTTCTCCTTGTTGGtgttattattaatagtaacctatccttattaatatcatcgtcatcgtcgtcatccTCGATTTCAATATCATtatcgtcatcgtcatcgtcatcatcatcatcctTAATATCATCCTTGATATCATCAACGTTGACTTTGTTCAGACGAGTAGATGCTTAAATGAGTgctgcttgtgcttgtgcttaTGCTTATGCTTGTAACAGATTGGTGTGTGTAGATTCTATGTTGGATGCTTGCTGCTTTCCGTGGGTCTTATACCTGCCCACTCGCTATAACGCCGTAAAGACCAAAAAAAGGAAAAAAGGAAAAAAGAAATTAAAAAATATTCCCTGATTGCAATCCCAGCTTCGATCCAATCCAGACTGCATCAGGGGACCGCTATCGCTGTCCTGCATACGCATACGCATACGC
The Ascochyta rabiei chromosome 17, complete sequence DNA segment above includes these coding regions:
- a CDS encoding Ca(2+)-dependent cysteine protease, with the protein product MSGFPGQQYHNNYGPPPQQPPYGGPPQQGYGAPPQGYGAPQQGYGAPPPQQGYGAPQYNGGYQSTPPPQQYGYQQPPQQPYGQYGQPVPQQGPPSHQQRPGAMPTATSNQWTHGNHNGPPPPPSGAQNFGHGAPNGYSFQYSACNGRRKALLVGINYFGQRGQLRGCINDVKNMSTYLNEFFGYKREDMVTLTDDQQNPMSQPTKANILRAMHWLVKDARPNDSLFFHYSGHGGQTKDLDGDEDDGYDEVIYPVDFRTAGHIVDDEMHRIMVSPLQPGVRLTAIFDSCHSGSALDLPYIYSTQGVLKEPNLAKEAGQGLLGIVSSYARNDIGGMLSTASSLFKKVTSGDDVYKKNLRTKTSPADVIMWSGSKDTQTSADASIGGEATGAMSWAFITALRKNPNQSYVQLLNSIRDELEGKYQQKPQLSCSHPLNTDLLYVM